In Desulfovibrio sp. UCD-KL4C, a single genomic region encodes these proteins:
- a CDS encoding manganese efflux pump MntP family protein, translated as MSLYEIIIISIALAMDAFTIAVACGLCMPEVSKRQTFRLAFHFGLFQALMPLIGWAAGLAVKTLVETYAPWISFILLSFVGGKMIFESFQHDDSCDVKKDPTKGFSLILLSVATSLDALAVGLSFAIMNYPIVMPSVLIGITALTLTAIGIQLGKKFSKASRYSHAAELLGGIVLILIGLKLLFL; from the coding sequence ATGTCTTTATATGAAATAATTATCATATCCATAGCTCTTGCAATGGATGCCTTTACAATAGCCGTTGCATGCGGACTCTGCATGCCGGAAGTCAGTAAACGGCAGACTTTCAGGCTTGCGTTTCACTTCGGACTTTTTCAAGCACTCATGCCGCTGATAGGTTGGGCCGCCGGACTTGCTGTAAAAACATTAGTGGAGACATACGCACCTTGGATTTCATTTATTCTGCTTTCCTTTGTAGGCGGAAAAATGATTTTTGAATCTTTTCAACATGACGACTCATGCGATGTTAAAAAAGATCCAACCAAAGGATTCTCATTAATTTTGCTGTCTGTTGCAACAAGCCTTGACGCTCTTGCGGTTGGCCTCTCATTTGCCATCATGAACTATCCCATTGTAATGCCGTCAGTTTTAATTGGTATTACAGCATTGACATTAACAGCAATAGGGATCCAGCTAGGTAAAAAATTCTCCAAGGCTTCTCGTTACAGCCATGCAGCGGAGCTTTTAGGCGGTATTGTCCTGATCCTCATCGGACTTAAATTGCTATTTCTGTAA
- a CDS encoding alpha/beta fold hydrolase translates to MPLLQPPPYRPKFPLQSGHLQTIFPRLFRKVSLPPVIRRRIDTPDGDFLDIDWHLAGSTRLAVIAHGLEGDSRKHYVLGMARAMVLSGWDCITYNFRGCGYEMNRRPQMYHSGDTGDIHTVLEYGLNHGIYDDAALIGFSMGGNQVLKYLGEHPENVPENVIRAIGISVPCDLFSAARQLCKKSNFIYSQYFLRSLKRKVISKHRQFPDLFPLDALPFVKNLIDFDNYYTAPLNGFKDASDYYTKSSCKQFLSRIKIPTLILNAQDDPFLSPECYPISEAKNNNYLSLQIPQYGGHVGFTDLPQEKQLWSESRAVRFLNT, encoded by the coding sequence ATGCCCTTATTGCAGCCCCCTCCCTATAGGCCTAAATTTCCTCTTCAGTCAGGTCACCTTCAAACTATTTTTCCACGACTTTTCAGAAAAGTCAGCTTGCCACCAGTTATAAGAAGAAGAATTGACACTCCAGACGGAGATTTTTTAGACATAGACTGGCATTTAGCCGGCAGCACAAGACTGGCTGTTATTGCGCATGGTCTTGAAGGCGACTCACGCAAACATTATGTGCTTGGAATGGCTAGGGCCATGGTCTTATCCGGTTGGGATTGCATTACCTACAATTTTCGCGGTTGCGGTTACGAAATGAACAGAAGACCGCAAATGTACCACAGCGGTGACACCGGAGATATTCATACTGTTCTTGAATACGGTCTTAATCACGGAATATATGATGACGCGGCTTTGATCGGCTTTAGTATGGGCGGAAACCAAGTATTAAAATACTTAGGAGAACATCCTGAGAATGTTCCCGAAAATGTTATCAGGGCAATCGGCATATCTGTTCCCTGTGACCTGTTTTCAGCGGCCAGACAACTCTGTAAAAAATCAAACTTTATTTACAGCCAATACTTTTTGCGATCACTCAAAAGAAAGGTCATCAGCAAACACAGACAATTTCCAGATCTCTTCCCGCTTGACGCATTACCATTCGTTAAAAATCTTATCGATTTCGACAACTACTATACAGCTCCACTTAATGGCTTTAAAGATGCTTCAGACTACTACACTAAGTCGTCATGCAAACAATTTTTAAGCAGGATTAAAATCCCTACTCTGATTTTAAATGCACAAGACGACCCTTTTCTCTCTCCTGAATGTTATCCCATTTCAGAAGCTAAAAATAATAATTATTTATCGCTCCAAATCCCTCAATATGGAGGGCATGTAGGCTTTACTGATCTGCCTCAAGAAAAACAGCTATGGTCTGAAAGTCGCGCTGTAAGATTTTTAAACACATAA
- a CDS encoding Hpt domain-containing protein, producing the protein MSCDQLSIAREFLSKELNLQSEKLDDFMKEIADSLHLQLDSLDESIDDGDFESIIVHAHTLKESLGNLGLIEMSMLADCIEKDAKGTAPVYLGCHFMRLRKELSCLL; encoded by the coding sequence ATGAGTTGTGACCAATTATCAATTGCTCGAGAGTTCCTTTCAAAGGAGTTGAATTTGCAATCGGAAAAATTAGATGATTTTATGAAAGAAATTGCAGATTCTTTACACTTGCAGCTGGATAGTCTGGATGAATCAATTGACGATGGAGATTTTGAATCGATAATTGTTCATGCTCATACACTTAAGGAAAGTCTTGGTAATTTAGGACTTATAGAGATGAGTATGCTTGCAGATTGTATAGAGAAAGACGCTAAAGGTACGGCGCCCGTATATCTGGGGTGCCATTTCATGCGGCTGCGAAAAGAGCTGTCATGCCTATTATAA